The Armatimonadota bacterium genome includes a region encoding these proteins:
- a CDS encoding ATP-binding cassette domain-containing protein, which produces MIEFDGVSKRYGEAVALYSTTLSARAGGCTALIGPSGCGKSTLLRLAIGLIYPDTGETRVMGTVVSPETALQLRHKMGYVIQDGGLFPHLTAEQNAAIFARRQPRLRDGWRKRLTELCELTRFPADLLPRYPTELSGGQRQRVSLMRALMHDPDVLLLDEPLGALDPMVRVALQQDLKQIFAALGKTTLMVTHDLAEAAYLADEIVLMREGRVIQQGAFSVLAANPASPFVSEFIAAQRSLVEL; this is translated from the coding sequence ATGATCGAGTTTGATGGCGTCTCGAAGCGATATGGCGAAGCGGTTGCGCTGTATTCCACTACGTTGAGCGCGCGGGCTGGCGGATGCACGGCGCTGATCGGCCCCAGCGGTTGCGGCAAGTCGACGTTGCTGCGGCTGGCCATCGGCCTGATCTATCCCGATACGGGCGAAACGCGGGTGATGGGCACGGTCGTTTCGCCGGAGACCGCGCTGCAGTTGCGCCACAAAATGGGCTACGTGATTCAGGACGGCGGGCTGTTTCCGCATTTGACCGCCGAACAGAACGCGGCGATCTTTGCCCGTCGGCAACCGAGGCTGCGAGACGGGTGGCGCAAGCGATTGACCGAACTGTGCGAACTGACGCGCTTTCCTGCCGACCTGTTGCCGCGCTATCCGACCGAACTTTCTGGCGGTCAGAGACAGCGGGTGAGCCTGATGCGCGCGCTGATGCACGACCCCGATGTGCTCTTGCTGGACGAACCATTGGGCGCGCTAGACCCGATGGTGAGGGTTGCGCTTCAGCAAGACCTTAAGCAGATTTTTGCGGCATTGGGCAAGACGACATTGATGGTAACGCACGACTTGGCCGAGGCGGCCTACCTGGCCGATGAGATCGTGCTGATGCGGGAGGGCCGTGTGATTCAGCAAGGGGCATTCTCGGTTTTGGCCGCTAATCCCGCATCGCCTTTCGTATCGGAGTTCATCGCGGCTCAGAGAAGTCTGGTTGAATTGTAG
- a CDS encoding HAD-IIA family hydrolase — MRRYSTYLFDLDGVVYRGSEPISGAIETLNALRDADIVFVTNNSSLTRTEYARKLRTMGFECEPSQFYTSASATATWIANEMPNATAYVVGSPGLIAELEQAGIRIGEDSDFVVVGIDRDFTYDKLDAAQSAIRKGARFIATNLDSTYPADGGRIQPGAGSLVAAVAAASGQSPIGMGKPETRIVQSLIDRADWSPHDCLVVGDRMDTDIELAYRLGCDSALVLTGVSNGLGLDPHPTYVIDRLQKLLQFD; from the coding sequence ATGCGCCGCTATTCCACCTACCTGTTCGATCTGGACGGCGTCGTCTACCGCGGATCTGAACCGATATCCGGCGCCATCGAGACTCTAAATGCCCTGCGCGACGCGGACATCGTGTTCGTAACGAACAACTCTTCTCTGACACGGACGGAATATGCTCGGAAACTAAGAACAATGGGGTTTGAATGCGAGCCGTCTCAGTTCTACACTTCAGCGTCGGCCACCGCGACCTGGATCGCGAACGAGATGCCGAACGCTACGGCCTACGTCGTTGGCAGCCCAGGTCTTATCGCAGAACTGGAACAGGCAGGGATTAGGATCGGCGAGGATAGCGACTTTGTGGTCGTCGGCATCGATCGAGACTTCACGTACGATAAGTTGGACGCCGCTCAGAGCGCCATCCGCAAGGGCGCTCGTTTCATCGCCACCAATCTCGATTCCACCTATCCTGCTGACGGAGGTCGCATCCAGCCCGGAGCCGGATCGCTCGTCGCGGCGGTTGCCGCAGCCTCGGGCCAATCGCCTATAGGTATGGGGAAACCCGAAACTCGAATCGTGCAGTCGCTGATCGACCGGGCCGATTGGAGTCCGCATGACTGCCTGGTCGTTGGGGACCGAATGGATACCGACATCGAGTTGGCCTATCGATTAGGCTGCGATTCGGCGCTGGTCTTGACGGGCGTCAGCAACGGACTAGGCCTGGACCCCCATCCAACCTATGTCATAGATCGCTTGCAAAAACTTCTACAATTTGACTAA
- a CDS encoding polyprenyl synthetase family protein yields the protein MSATAAHPLALVEDELRLVEDYIQSQLQSPVRRLADLGGHVLHSGGKRLRPALTLMAHRAAGGREVERAVAIASAMELVHMATLVHDDVVDGTETRRGSPTAGVAFGNAATVLSGDFMLSRAMRILAEDGDLAIIRCVANVTCQMSEGEVDQVFLRGQWDVPESRYYQVIERKTAAFLSGCARAGGLLAGNYSDALADYGYHLGMAFQMADDLLDYQGAQAETGKALGTDFKDGSATLPLIHWIHHDPEAGRWRSAFGTGQLPSDWDSMVDKMSAAGSLAYVRDCATEHAERAKQALQRLPESDALLALLAAADFVAARNH from the coding sequence GTGAGCGCCACTGCCGCCCATCCTTTGGCGCTGGTAGAAGACGAGCTTCGATTAGTCGAGGACTACATCCAAAGTCAACTGCAATCCCCAGTCCGTCGCTTGGCCGATCTGGGGGGCCATGTGCTCCATTCGGGCGGCAAGAGACTGCGGCCCGCGCTGACTTTGATGGCTCACCGAGCGGCGGGCGGGCGAGAAGTCGAACGCGCGGTCGCCATCGCCTCGGCCATGGAGTTGGTGCATATGGCGACCCTTGTGCACGACGACGTGGTGGATGGCACCGAAACTCGGCGCGGCTCTCCCACAGCCGGCGTTGCTTTTGGCAACGCGGCCACCGTGTTGTCGGGCGACTTTATGCTATCCCGCGCCATGCGAATTCTGGCGGAAGACGGCGATCTAGCGATCATCCGCTGCGTGGCCAACGTAACCTGCCAGATGAGCGAGGGCGAGGTCGATCAAGTTTTTCTTCGAGGCCAATGGGACGTGCCCGAGAGCCGCTACTATCAAGTCATCGAACGCAAGACGGCGGCCTTTCTTTCGGGCTGCGCTCGCGCCGGCGGGCTGTTGGCAGGCAATTATTCAGACGCGCTGGCCGACTACGGCTATCACCTTGGCATGGCGTTTCAGATGGCGGACGACCTGTTGGACTATCAGGGCGCCCAGGCCGAAACCGGCAAGGCGCTGGGCACAGATTTCAAAGACGGCTCGGCAACGCTGCCTCTGATTCACTGGATTCATCACGACCCCGAGGCTGGGCGCTGGCGGTCGGCTTTCGGCACAGGCCAGCTCCCCTCAGATTGGGATTCGATGGTGGACAAGATGTCGGCAGCGGGCAGTTTGGCCTATGTCCGAGATTGCGCGACCGAACATGCCGAGCGTGCGAAACAAGCTTTGCAACGCCTGCCCGAATCGGATGCGTTGCTCGCATTGCTGGCAGCGGCCGACTTTGTAGCGGCGCGAAACCACTGA
- the ubiE gene encoding bifunctional demethylmenaquinone methyltransferase/2-methoxy-6-polyprenyl-1,4-benzoquinol methylase UbiE translates to MKLSTKLPEPKVWERRDEVRRDYVCQMFDRIAGRYDLLNSIMSMGQHHRWRRIAVGMAGLKPGGAALDVCCGTGDFAIELSRVVGEAGRVVAADFSPEMLKICSSKAIDRGARIETLAADALSLPFDNETFDAVTVGFGVRNLIDPTAGFREMARVVKPGGRVVCLECSRPRNRIVRALFDFASVRLLPRLGALLSRRDAYEYLPNSIQNFEERDELADKMREAGLTDVKWRDLNLGVVCIHVGAKR, encoded by the coding sequence GTGAAACTTAGTACAAAGTTGCCAGAGCCGAAGGTTTGGGAGCGGCGCGATGAGGTCCGACGCGACTATGTGTGCCAAATGTTCGACCGCATCGCTGGCCGATACGATCTCCTCAACTCTATCATGAGCATGGGCCAGCACCATCGTTGGCGGCGCATTGCGGTCGGGATGGCCGGCCTCAAACCGGGCGGAGCGGCCCTGGACGTCTGCTGCGGCACGGGCGATTTTGCGATAGAACTCTCGCGCGTCGTCGGAGAAGCAGGCCGAGTGGTCGCTGCCGACTTTAGCCCGGAAATGTTAAAGATCTGCTCATCTAAAGCTATCGATAGAGGAGCCCGCATCGAAACCCTGGCCGCCGATGCGCTGAGCCTCCCGTTTGATAACGAGACCTTTGACGCCGTTACCGTAGGCTTTGGCGTTCGCAATCTGATCGACCCGACAGCGGGATTTAGAGAGATGGCAAGGGTCGTCAAACCGGGCGGCAGAGTGGTCTGCCTGGAATGCAGCCGTCCGCGCAATCGCATTGTCCGCGCTCTGTTCGATTTTGCCTCGGTTCGCCTCTTGCCGCGACTTGGGGCTTTGCTCAGCCGTCGAGACGCCTACGAATATCTGCCCAACTCGATCCAAAACTTCGAAGAGCGCGACGAACTGGCCGACAAGATGCGAGAAGCCGGATTGACCGATGTCAAATGGCGCGATCTCAACCTCGGAGTCGTCTGTATCCACGTTGGAGCGAAACGGTGA
- a CDS encoding glyoxalase: MRAAAHLILYVADQRRSAEFYAAVLDCHPRLDVPGMTEFDLPGGAVLGLMPIAGIRRLLGDSLPDPALASGVPRAELYLFHPAAEAYHARALEAGARELSPMLARDWGDAAAYSLDPDGHVLAFARALAPAQDF, from the coding sequence ATGAGAGCAGCGGCTCACCTGATTCTATATGTAGCCGACCAACGGCGGAGCGCGGAGTTCTATGCCGCAGTCTTGGACTGCCATCCGCGGCTCGACGTGCCGGGGATGACCGAATTCGACCTGCCGGGCGGAGCCGTCCTTGGGCTGATGCCGATCGCGGGGATTCGGCGGCTGCTCGGAGACAGCCTGCCCGACCCGGCCTTGGCGAGCGGCGTGCCGCGGGCCGAACTGTACCTGTTTCACCCGGCGGCCGAGGCATACCACGCGCGGGCGTTGGAGGCCGGGGCGCGAGAACTGAGCCCGATGCTGGCACGGGACTGGGGGGACGCGGCCGCATACAGCCTGGACCCTGACGGCCACGTGCTGGCGTTCGCCCGTGCCTTGGCGCCCGCGCAGGATTTCTGA
- the fliS gene encoding flagellar export chaperone FliS yields MSDLYSGNAIQERYLETSVETAHPVQLIVMLYDGAVRFLQQGIEAIEARRIDDQNRCLVKTQNILAELMSSLNFEAGGEIAANLLKLYTYMYESLVQANLEDDADSAKKVLTMLDDLRDGWRQIAEQYGAEAARPQVREVSLHG; encoded by the coding sequence GTGAGCGATTTGTATAGTGGAAACGCAATTCAAGAGCGGTACCTAGAGACCTCGGTCGAGACCGCCCATCCAGTTCAACTGATTGTAATGCTCTATGACGGCGCGGTTCGATTTTTGCAACAGGGAATCGAGGCGATCGAAGCCAGGCGGATCGACGATCAAAACCGCTGTCTGGTCAAGACCCAGAACATCCTGGCCGAACTGATGAGCAGCCTGAACTTTGAAGCAGGCGGCGAAATCGCGGCCAATCTGCTCAAACTCTACACCTACATGTACGAAAGCCTCGTGCAGGCGAACCTAGAGGACGATGCCGATAGCGCCAAAAAGGTCTTGACAATGCTGGACGACTTAAGGGATGGCTGGCGCCAGATTGCCGAACAATATGGAGCCGAGGCTGCAAGGCCCCAAGTCCGCGAGGTGAGCCTGCATGGGTAG
- a CDS encoding PEP-CTERM sorting domain-containing protein: MNRGLVVTALALLSPALFAQVNGFTPAEGYHAVPLYLTGSVLAVSPSGKVAVGVGSFGGGGRIDVYDRIDPNGRTLLHSLVRDEYRFFGGIAWRDDSTLVFTENGDLDTAFSWTPGNPPPVELSPVGSIPDAGEIALINGAPIVFANGGPGTNRVYGIASGSAFDLTGAFGVGYGGGMALFGGEVFLGDTADPNFSGLPGQVWRAQPRYTNGDLTGMDLIDAASLAGGLGSGCAGLATDPHGAIYASSGATLTRLLGGSAMPFGVFDGAFPFPTGLTFVGSRFLPFDGDGLLIVNGEFTGAGGYFAIAPVPEPTSLAALGAGLLALLRRRRTLAVCAIAGLTALAAANDPTPRDFAARVVDYNGINGVSGYQNPTAAIGLPSAAATPFVPDNSSVVSFGWGGYLTLGFDRPIFNIPPGIDQANPYGFDFIVFGNAFYVGNECRAWAEPAYVEAGVDLDGDGQPDEWFLLLPQRPEFNIPLQNIYFGSVGVCPDSFVGYADCTPTDGRGNPLVPDDPWQPGLQAPSAGGDAFDLSWAVDRTTLLPVELTVAHFVRIVHAGNASFGPLGNSSTEIDAVAILRPLGDVTGDGCVDDNDLAVVLASFGGSGPGDANHDGLIDDVDLAIVLERFGAGC; this comes from the coding sequence ATGAATCGCGGTTTGGTCGTTACTGCGTTGGCACTTTTATCGCCAGCGCTTTTCGCTCAGGTGAACGGTTTTACGCCTGCCGAGGGCTATCACGCCGTTCCGCTTTATTTGACCGGTTCCGTGTTGGCCGTTTCTCCCTCTGGCAAGGTAGCAGTGGGAGTCGGGAGCTTTGGTGGAGGCGGTCGGATCGACGTTTATGATCGAATCGACCCAAACGGTCGCACGCTGCTGCATTCGCTCGTTCGCGATGAGTATCGATTCTTTGGCGGCATTGCTTGGCGAGACGATTCGACTTTGGTTTTTACCGAGAATGGCGACCTGGATACGGCGTTCAGCTGGACTCCCGGCAATCCCCCGCCTGTCGAACTCTCGCCGGTCGGCTCGATCCCCGATGCGGGAGAGATCGCGCTGATCAACGGCGCTCCGATCGTGTTTGCCAATGGCGGCCCGGGCACAAATCGGGTTTATGGCATCGCAAGCGGTTCTGCTTTCGATTTGACGGGCGCTTTTGGCGTTGGATATGGCGGCGGGATGGCGCTGTTCGGCGGCGAGGTTTTTCTTGGCGATACGGCCGATCCGAACTTCTCCGGCCTACCTGGCCAAGTTTGGCGGGCTCAGCCTCGCTACACGAATGGCGACTTGACCGGCATGGATCTGATCGACGCGGCATCGCTTGCGGGCGGACTGGGTTCCGGTTGCGCAGGGCTGGCAACGGACCCTCATGGCGCGATCTATGCGTCTAGCGGGGCAACTTTGACTCGATTGTTGGGCGGGTCGGCGATGCCGTTCGGGGTTTTCGATGGCGCGTTTCCGTTTCCCACCGGGTTGACTTTTGTCGGCTCGCGTTTCCTTCCTTTTGATGGAGACGGCCTGTTGATCGTGAACGGGGAGTTTACCGGCGCGGGAGGCTATTTTGCGATCGCGCCCGTGCCGGAGCCGACGAGCCTTGCAGCGCTGGGCGCCGGACTGCTGGCTCTGTTGCGACGGCGGCGGACGCTAGCGGTTTGCGCGATAGCGGGATTAACGGCGCTCGCAGCGGCTAACGATCCAACCCCCCGCGACTTTGCCGCGAGAGTCGTCGATTACAACGGGATCAATGGCGTATCTGGCTATCAGAACCCTACTGCCGCGATCGGATTGCCGAGCGCGGCGGCCACGCCTTTTGTGCCGGATAACTCCTCAGTCGTTTCTTTCGGCTGGGGAGGCTATCTTACCTTGGGTTTTGACCGACCGATCTTTAACATTCCGCCCGGCATCGACCAAGCCAACCCATACGGATTTGACTTCATCGTGTTCGGCAATGCTTTTTACGTCGGCAACGAATGCCGCGCATGGGCAGAGCCTGCCTATGTGGAAGCGGGCGTCGATCTGGACGGAGACGGCCAGCCGGACGAGTGGTTCTTGCTTCTGCCGCAACGCCCAGAGTTTAATATTCCCCTGCAAAACATATACTTTGGAAGCGTCGGCGTTTGTCCGGACAGTTTTGTCGGCTATGCTGATTGCACGCCGACCGACGGTCGAGGCAACCCATTGGTCCCAGACGATCCTTGGCAACCGGGCCTCCAGGCGCCATCGGCAGGAGGCGACGCGTTTGACCTTTCTTGGGCTGTGGATAGAACGACGCTCTTGCCAGTCGAACTGACAGTGGCGCACTTTGTCCGTATCGTTCATGCAGGCAATGCCTCGTTTGGACCGTTAGGCAACTCATCGACAGAAATTGATGCCGTAGCAATACTGAGACCTTTGGGCGACGTTACCGGCGACGGTTGTGTGGACGATAACGACTTGGCGGTCGTCTTGGCGAGTTTTGGCGGATCGGGGCCGGGGGACGCGAATCATGACGGTTTGATCGACGATGTCGATCTGGCCATCGTGCTGGAGCGGTTCGGCGCGGGCTGCTAA
- a CDS encoding M42 family metallopeptidase: protein MLQGCKNSAYKERPELDFSLLKRLCETPGVPGQEGALRSVVTEAMRPLVDSIEVDVMGNVIGRKSAAGPKVMLAAHMDEIGFIVKHIDDKGFIRLQQLGGFDPRQMFAQRVIVHGKGGQLRGVLTYATKPKHMLSPEEANKPPNITEFFVDVGQAADRVKNLVEIGDMVTMDRTVEQCGDGYIGKSMDDRVGVFVMLEALRMLRSHQADIYAVATVQEEIGLRGALTAAYALEPDIGIALDITLANDFPGPSEFESVTRLGSGAAIKIMDSSLVCHPKLVDHFRQIARKENIPHQMEILPAGGTDAGAIQRSRGGSVSITLSIPTRYVHTVNEMVNASDVEATATLLARYLEVAHEGNYAY, encoded by the coding sequence ATGCTCCAAGGTTGCAAGAACTCTGCCTATAAGGAGCGCCCCGAATTGGATTTTTCCCTGCTTAAGAGACTTTGCGAAACCCCCGGAGTGCCTGGCCAAGAGGGCGCGTTACGGTCGGTTGTAACCGAAGCCATGCGTCCTTTGGTCGATAGCATCGAAGTGGACGTGATGGGCAACGTCATAGGCCGCAAATCCGCCGCTGGCCCCAAGGTGATGCTGGCCGCCCATATGGACGAGATCGGCTTCATCGTCAAGCACATCGATGACAAGGGCTTCATCCGACTGCAGCAGTTGGGGGGCTTTGATCCTCGCCAAATGTTCGCTCAGCGCGTGATCGTTCATGGCAAGGGCGGTCAACTTCGCGGCGTATTGACCTATGCGACCAAGCCCAAGCACATGCTCTCGCCCGAGGAAGCGAACAAGCCGCCCAATATTACAGAGTTCTTTGTGGACGTGGGTCAAGCGGCCGACAGGGTCAAGAATTTGGTCGAGATCGGCGACATGGTTACGATGGATCGTACGGTAGAGCAGTGCGGGGACGGCTACATCGGCAAGTCGATGGACGACCGGGTGGGCGTGTTCGTCATGCTGGAAGCGCTTCGGATGTTGCGCTCGCACCAAGCGGACATCTATGCCGTGGCGACGGTGCAGGAGGAAATCGGCTTGAGAGGGGCGCTCACCGCCGCCTATGCTCTAGAGCCGGATATCGGCATCGCGCTCGACATCACCCTGGCCAACGACTTTCCCGGTCCCAGCGAATTCGAGTCGGTTACCAGATTAGGCAGCGGCGCTGCGATCAAGATTATGGACAGTTCGCTGGTCTGCCATCCCAAACTGGTCGATCACTTCCGACAGATCGCTCGCAAAGAGAACATTCCGCACCAGATGGAAATCTTGCCTGCAGGCGGCACCGATGCAGGCGCAATTCAGCGCTCGCGCGGCGGCTCGGTCAGCATCACGCTCAGCATTCCGACCCGATACGTGCACACTGTGAACGAGATGGTGAACGCTTCGGACGTTGAAGCCACGGCGACCCTTTTGGCGCGCTATTTAGAGGTCGCGCACGAGGGCAACTACGCCTACTGA
- a CDS encoding SUMF1/EgtB/PvdO family nonheme iron enzyme, translated as MKERIAERMAIARKRTLDLLDLVPDEFLRQRVHDFYSPVGWHFGHIGMTEEHWTVVRAMGQAPMDEALSFRFANLPENPKDDRTQIPDRAAIVEYLRQTRERSLSLLADARLDDAQPLLRDGYAWEFALQHEMQHQESILELLCLIHQAIGAPCSEPGMEWRSGVEHSWITVPEGETEFGSRDSFAYDNERPAFVARIDEFQISRLPVTNYDWTLFMADSGHRRPEYWLDGDGWFAYSPSGPRPLHPDEPVMGISWYDAEAYARWASARLPTEFEWERAAHGADNEPASAFGLLEGAGGAWEWTSSKFLPYEGFVAYPYDGYSKEHMDGSCYVCRGGSWATARPILRCSFRNWYVPTYRQGFLGLRLAR; from the coding sequence ATGAAAGAGCGGATCGCCGAACGCATGGCGATCGCTCGCAAGCGGACGCTTGATCTTTTGGATCTTGTGCCGGATGAGTTTCTTCGTCAGCGCGTGCACGACTTCTATAGCCCGGTCGGTTGGCATTTTGGGCATATAGGCATGACCGAGGAGCATTGGACGGTGGTTCGTGCGATGGGTCAGGCGCCTATGGACGAAGCGCTTTCTTTCAGATTCGCCAACCTTCCCGAGAACCCAAAGGACGACCGAACCCAAATTCCCGATCGTGCGGCGATTGTCGAGTATCTGCGCCAGACGCGGGAGCGCAGCCTAAGCCTGTTAGCCGATGCGCGGCTGGACGATGCACAGCCACTGTTGCGCGACGGATATGCCTGGGAGTTTGCTCTTCAGCACGAGATGCAGCATCAGGAAAGCATCTTAGAGCTTCTCTGTCTGATCCATCAGGCGATTGGGGCACCGTGCAGCGAGCCGGGTATGGAGTGGCGATCGGGCGTCGAGCATTCTTGGATCACTGTGCCGGAAGGGGAGACGGAGTTCGGCTCGCGCGATTCGTTTGCGTACGACAACGAGCGGCCTGCGTTCGTTGCCCGGATTGACGAGTTTCAGATTTCGCGGTTGCCCGTTACGAACTACGACTGGACTCTGTTTATGGCGGACAGCGGACATCGGCGTCCTGAATACTGGCTCGATGGGGACGGTTGGTTCGCCTATTCGCCTTCCGGCCCGCGGCCTTTGCATCCCGACGAACCTGTTATGGGCATTTCTTGGTACGATGCGGAGGCCTATGCTCGTTGGGCCAGCGCGCGATTGCCAACAGAGTTTGAGTGGGAGCGAGCGGCGCACGGGGCTGACAACGAGCCCGCGTCTGCGTTTGGGCTGTTAGAAGGAGCGGGCGGCGCATGGGAATGGACATCGTCCAAGTTTCTGCCTTATGAAGGCTTCGTGGCCTATCCTTACGACGGCTATTCGAAGGAGCATATGGACGGTTCGTGCTATGTGTGTCGGGGCGGATCGTGGGCGACCGCAAGGCCGATTTTGCGATGCAGTTTTCGCAACTGGTACGTGCCGACCTATCGCCAGGGCTTTTTGGGCTTGAGGCTTGCGCGATGA
- a CDS encoding amidinotransferase gives MVQQAMKPTHDFIDCRRALMCKPTAYDLKYEINAWMHVSDRPDKRLAAEQWAMLYETLTQKVGLHIELIDQAKNAPDMVFTANAGLLLPDRRVVLSRFRHPERQVEEAPFERWFIDQGYQVVKIDPDCHFEGEGDCFHMGDIYIAGYRKRSDICSHRILSELTGKNVISVELMDDRWYHLDTCFLPLTNRLVAFYPEAFDTYGRRVIQEHFKAIPVAQDEALRFACNSVVVGKQVVLPANCPTLRFQLEEEGFCTHEVPMSEFLKSGGACKCLTLYLRH, from the coding sequence ATGGTTCAACAGGCAATGAAGCCTACGCACGATTTCATCGATTGCCGACGGGCGCTGATGTGCAAGCCCACGGCCTATGACCTAAAGTACGAAATCAACGCCTGGATGCACGTTTCGGATCGACCGGACAAGCGGCTTGCTGCCGAACAATGGGCGATGCTGTACGAGACTCTAACCCAGAAAGTGGGCCTCCACATCGAACTGATCGATCAGGCAAAAAACGCTCCCGATATGGTCTTTACGGCCAACGCCGGGCTGTTGCTGCCCGATCGGCGCGTCGTGCTGTCGAGGTTCAGACACCCCGAAAGGCAAGTGGAAGAGGCGCCGTTCGAGCGCTGGTTCATCGACCAAGGCTATCAGGTTGTCAAAATCGATCCCGACTGCCACTTCGAAGGCGAGGGCGATTGCTTTCATATGGGCGATATCTACATTGCCGGATATCGAAAGCGCAGCGACATCTGCTCGCACCGCATCTTGAGCGAACTGACCGGCAAGAACGTGATCAGCGTGGAACTGATGGACGACCGATGGTATCACCTCGACACCTGTTTCTTGCCCTTGACCAACCGATTAGTGGCGTTCTACCCCGAAGCGTTCGACACCTACGGCCGGCGCGTGATCCAGGAGCATTTCAAGGCGATTCCGGTCGCGCAAGACGAGGCTCTGCGCTTCGCGTGCAACTCTGTGGTCGTCGGTAAGCAGGTCGTGCTCCCGGCCAACTGTCCAACTTTGCGGTTTCAACTCGAGGAAGAGGGCTTCTGTACGCACGAAGTCCCCATGAGCGAGTTCCTAAAGTCGGGCGGCGCCTGCAAATGCCTGACGCTCTACCTGCGCCATTAG
- the tdh gene encoding L-threonine 3-dehydrogenase has protein sequence MKAIAKVRPGPGVELIDAPEPELTPGKVRIKVQRASVCGTDVHIYRWDDWAAGRMKPPVIVGHEFCGVIEEVGEGVSGFSPGDYIAGESHIICGHCLQCRLGQGHVCQNTKIFGVDVDGCFAPYVVAPAANCQKTDLSVPPEVATVQDPLGNAVHSVSAAPVNGAIVLITGCGPIGLFSIAVAKALGAAKVIVTEVSPFRLALAEKMGADVLINPSKENAAGAVNRATAGIGADVALEMSGHPSALPLIAEAVRPGGFVSLLGIYSNPLTTDWDQLIFKGLTLYCVIGRRLYETWELMRSLLANKRIDITPAITHRLHYTEVDQAMRLITEGECGKIVFEVD, from the coding sequence ATGAAGGCGATCGCCAAAGTACGGCCAGGTCCAGGCGTCGAATTGATCGATGCGCCCGAACCCGAGTTGACGCCCGGAAAAGTTCGAATCAAGGTTCAACGCGCCTCCGTCTGCGGCACCGACGTTCACATCTATCGATGGGACGATTGGGCAGCCGGTCGCATGAAGCCCCCGGTGATCGTCGGGCATGAGTTCTGCGGCGTGATCGAGGAAGTCGGCGAAGGCGTTTCCGGGTTTTCGCCGGGCGACTATATCGCGGGCGAGAGCCACATCATTTGCGGGCACTGCCTGCAATGTCGGCTAGGGCAAGGGCACGTCTGTCAGAACACCAAGATTTTCGGCGTCGATGTGGACGGTTGCTTTGCGCCCTATGTGGTCGCGCCTGCGGCGAACTGCCAAAAGACCGATCTGAGCGTGCCGCCCGAGGTGGCCACTGTTCAGGACCCTTTGGGCAACGCGGTGCATTCGGTCAGCGCAGCGCCCGTCAATGGCGCTATCGTTCTCATCACGGGTTGCGGCCCCATCGGGCTGTTTAGCATTGCGGTCGCAAAGGCGTTGGGCGCCGCAAAGGTGATCGTAACCGAGGTCAGCCCCTTTCGATTGGCGCTGGCAGAGAAAATGGGTGCGGACGTGCTCATAAACCCTTCCAAAGAGAACGCCGCGGGCGCAGTCAACCGAGCGACGGCGGGCATCGGCGCAGACGTGGCGCTAGAGATGTCCGGCCATCCGTCGGCCCTGCCGTTGATCGCCGAAGCGGTGCGGCCAGGCGGCTTCGTCAGCCTGCTGGGAATCTATTCCAATCCCCTCACAACCGATTGGGACCAACTGATTTTCAAGGGCCTAACGCTCTATTGTGTAATCGGTCGGCGGCTGTATGAAACATGGGAGCTGATGCGATCGCTCTTGGCCAACAAGCGCATCGACATAACGCCCGCCATTACGCACCGGCTGCACTACACCGAGGTCGATCAGGCGATGCGACTGATAACCGAGGGCGAGTGCGGCAAAATCGTCTTCGAAGTCGATTAG